The stretch of DNA AGGGGCTGAGGCTCTTTTTCAACCTCTCCGTGCGGATGGGCCTTCTGGATGAAGAGCCCGAGATCAATTTTTTTCAGTAGCGGCTTGCACCCGTCCCCCGTCACCCGTCACTGTCTTTCGATAATCCTCGAGAATCCGGTCGTGATCGAAGCACAGCGGGGCGGGGAGGTCGTTTAGGGAGAAGAGGGCGGCCCGGGCCGCGTCGTCGCCCCCCTGTGGCGTTCCCAGGCCTTCTGCGGTGAAGACGACCGATATGTTGTGCTGTCGTGGGTCGCGCGCCGGGTCGGAGTAGGCTCCGAACTGTTTCAAATTTCCCAGTTCCAGGGCGGTCTCTTCCCGGGCCTCGCGAACGGCGGCGGCCTCCAGGCTCTCCCCATAGTCGACGAAGCCCCCTGGCAGGGCCCAGCCCCTGGGTTCGTTTCTGCGCTCGATAAGGACGATCTTCTCCCCCACCCGGATGATGATGTCCACGGTGGGAATGGGGTTGCGGTAGGCCTCGACCGGGGCACCGCAGGCGGGGCATTTCAGTTCTTTTTTCATAAAACCTCCGCTCCGATAGTCTTGAGTTCCCCGCTGTCCCCAGTGATTCAGGGGGCTTTTACGTTGACACCTCGGGAACAAATCGACTAAAACTAACACACTTTGCCCGGGTGGCGGAACTGGTAGACGCAAGGGACTTAAAATCCCTCGGCCCTAGGCCGTACGAGTTCGATTCTCGTCCCGGGTACCATCTGAAAAAAAGAGCCGGCATTCTTGTCCGGCTCTTTTTTTAACCTTGTGGAATGTCCGGATCTGGGTGATTATTTGAGGAAATTTTTCAACCGCAGAACATAGGAGAAAATCATGGCGTATGCGACAGCCCGGCACATCCTGGTGGATACCGAAGAAGAATGCCTGAAACTTAAGGCCGAAATCGAAGGCGGAGCAGATTTCGCCGATATCGCTCGGTCATATTCCTCCTGCCCCTCGGGTCGCGGCGGCGGCGATCTCGGCTCTTTCGGCCCGGGGCAGATGGTGAAGGAATTCGATGAAATCGTCTTTTCCGCTGACCTGAACACGGTTCATGGGCCGGTCAAGACCCAGTTCGGCTATCATCTGGTAGAGATTACGAAAAGGTGGTGATCCCTCCCGCGCCAGCAGGTTCGCGGGAGTAATGTCGGGTGTCGACAGGAACAGGACAAGTCGAAAGGGATGGCCCGTGGTCATCCCTTTTTTCGTTGTGGACGTCCCCTCTGTGGCGAAGGGTGTGGTGAAAATGCGCCGCGGCAATCACAAAACATGGGATTTCATGTAATCGAAGCCGATTTTTCATCCAACGAGTGCCTTCTGGCGGCCAGAGGCGCCATCATCTCTGCAATGCCAACATCCGCAGTTCCTCGGCAAGGTCCCTGCTGAATTCCGCCATGACCAGGCTCTCTGCATCGACCAGGGCTTCGTAACTCGGGTTCGCCAGAGCCTGCCGGTAATCCCTTTTCCCCGAGCCAAGGATCGTCTCTCCGGAGGCATCACTGACGGCCCACCGGGCGCTGAGCACCGCATCACCGTGCAGGTCGCTGTCTAACTGGATGACCTCCACCAACAGCCGGTAGTCCGGCTTGAAATAGTGTACCCAGGGGAAGAACATGACCTTGTCCGTGCCGAGCAAAAACCCGACGTTGTTGCCGATGACCCGGGCAAGATCCTGCTCGATCATCCCGGCCCAGCGGTGGAACTCGTCGAACTGGTAGCGGCGGCCGCCGAGGCGGGTGGCGATCTGGGATTTTTTCAGGTACTCGGGGACCGTCACCGGGCCGACCCCCAGGGCGAGGTCGAGTTTTGCCACCGGTTCCGCACCGGGGTCGATCTGCTCGATCGAGGCCAGGCTGTAGTAAGCAACCGAGGGGGATTTGCCGCCGCAACCGGCCAACAGAAGAACCAGCAGGCAACACAAGCCGAAAGGCCAGCTTTTCAGGTGGAAAGCCTTCATCATTCCGCCTCCTTGCCGAAGATCACGGCCTGCGGGTTGCGCTCCACATAGTCGATCAGGGCCCTCAGGGATCGAACCGTCGCCGCCATCTCGCTCATGACGTTTCTGGCGTTGTAGTTCAAAGCGGAATCGGGTCCGAGGGTCTTGTCGATCCCGCTCATGGTGGTCTGGAAATCGTCCAGGGCCGCCTTGAGCTCCGGCAGGACCTCCCCGTTGATTCCTCCCGCCACCTGTCCGGCCTCTTCCAGGGTCTCGTGAAGGGCCTTGATCGCCTTGTGCAGGTCCCGGGCGATCTCCCGCAGGGGCATTTTCTCGACCTCCTTGAGGATATTGTTCACCCGCTGGGCCATCTGCTCGAAGGGCGCCGGAAGGGTCGGCATCACCGGGTGATCGTTCCGCGTGGTGACTGCCTCCGGGGGGGCGTCCGGGTAGAAGTCGAGGTCGACGTAGAGCTGACCGGTCAGCAGGTTGCCGGTCTTCAGTTGCGCCCGCAGGCCCTTGTCAACCAGGCGGACCATGTTCTCCACCGTCTCCTCTTCGGGGGCAATATTCTTGGCGCCGCTCGAGGCGACCGTGCCCTCGATGACGGTATCGATGCGTTCCGGCTCTATCAGCGCGAGAACTGCGACGCGGGCCGTCACCTCATCCATGTTGACCTCGAGCTTGACATCCACGACCTCGCCGATTTTGATCCCCCGGATCTCCACCGGGGCCCCGGGGGCAAGGCC from Desulfuromonas sp. encodes:
- a CDS encoding NUDIX hydrolase produces the protein MKKELKCPACGAPVEAYRNPIPTVDIIIRVGEKIVLIERRNEPRGWALPGGFVDYGESLEAAAVREAREETALELGNLKQFGAYSDPARDPRQHNISVVFTAEGLGTPQGGDDAARAALFSLNDLPAPLCFDHDRILEDYRKTVTGDGGRVQAATEKN
- a CDS encoding PqiC family protein; this encodes MMKAFHLKSWPFGLCCLLVLLLAGCGGKSPSVAYYSLASIEQIDPGAEPVAKLDLALGVGPVTVPEYLKKSQIATRLGGRRYQFDEFHRWAGMIEQDLARVIGNNVGFLLGTDKVMFFPWVHYFKPDYRLLVEVIQLDSDLHGDAVLSARWAVSDASGETILGSGKRDYRQALANPSYEALVDAESLVMAEFSRDLAEELRMLALQR
- a CDS encoding peptidylprolyl isomerase; this translates as MAYATARHILVDTEEECLKLKAEIEGGADFADIARSYSSCPSGRGGGDLGSFGPGQMVKEFDEIVFSADLNTVHGPVKTQFGYHLVEITKRW